In one Liolophura sinensis isolate JHLJ2023 chromosome 11, CUHK_Ljap_v2, whole genome shotgun sequence genomic region, the following are encoded:
- the LOC135478262 gene encoding uncharacterized protein LOC135478262, with amino-acid sequence MSIIIIGLALVLLYPIAKGHDTTKDSTYGELPNHKDGYKNLPDFQGSNHGYKELPDYKDCNRRQEDVRHHAGYNHDQEDLCDDKDYNCGYNELPDRKGYNRRQEELSNHNGYDSRQKELPDHKVYNPHQEELSNHMSYESRQKELPDHKGYNSRQEKLSDQKGYDLDNKEVTGNKGYSRDNEEVTDNKGYSRGNEEVTDNKGYNRDSEEVTDNKGYSRGNEEVTDNKISLGVIQLFTCISIRFY; translated from the coding sequence ATGTCGATAATTATAATCGGCCTTGCACTGGTTCTTCTCTATCCAATCGCCAAAGGACACGATACCACAAAAGATTCCACCTATGGCGAATTGCCAAATCACAAGGACGGTTATAAAAACTTGCCTGATTTTCAGGGTAGTAATCATGGTTATAAAGAATTGCCTGATTACAAGGATTGTAACCGCCGCCAAGAAGATGTGCGTCATCATGCGGGTTATAACCATGATCAGGAAGATTTATGTGATGACAAAGATTATAACTGCGGGTATAACGAACTGCCTGATCGCAAGGGTTATAATCGCCGCCAAGAAGAATTGTCTAACCACAATGGTTATGATAGCAGGCAAAAAGAATTGCCtgaccacaaggtttataaccCCCACCAAGAAGAGTTGTCTAATCACATGAGTTATGAAAGCAGGCAGAAAGAATTGCCTGACCACAAGGGTTATAACTCCCGTCAAGAAAAGTTGTCTGATCAGAAGGGTTATGACCTTGACAATAAGGAAGTAACTGGAAACAAGGGTTATAGCCGTGACAATGAAGAAGTGACTGACAACAAGGGTTATAGCCGTGGCAATGAAGAAGTGACTGACAACAAGGGTTATAACCGTGACAGTGAAGAAGTGACTGACAACAAGGGTTATAGCCGTGGCAATGAAGAAGTGACTGACAACAAGATTAGTTTGGGCGtaattcaacttttcacatgtatctCAATTCGGTTTTATTAG